The following proteins are encoded in a genomic region of Cyclonatronum proteinivorum:
- a CDS encoding MaoC family dehydratase → MKRLTIHDLKTGDRAEFSKTISEHDVYAFAGITGDFNPLHVDAEYAAKTRFGARISHGALLAGLISTVVGMKLPGPGALYASQSLKFLRPVYIGDTITAFAEVSDLDAERNRVRLRTGCTNQKGEAVAEGESVLLPSKEP, encoded by the coding sequence ATGAAACGCCTCACGATTCACGATCTGAAAACCGGCGATCGCGCCGAATTCAGCAAGACGATTTCCGAGCACGATGTGTACGCCTTTGCGGGCATCACCGGAGATTTTAATCCGCTGCATGTCGATGCCGAATACGCGGCCAAAACCCGTTTTGGGGCGCGCATCAGTCACGGCGCCCTGCTTGCGGGCCTGATTTCCACGGTTGTGGGGATGAAGCTGCCCGGCCCCGGTGCGCTGTACGCGTCCCAAAGCCTGAAATTTCTGCGGCCCGTGTACATAGGCGACACCATTACGGCCTTTGCAGAAGTCTCCGATCTTGATGCCGAACGCAACCGCGTCCGGCTGCGGACCGGCTGTACCAACCAAAAAGGAGAAGCCGTAGCGGAAGGCGAATCCGTTCTGCTGCCTTCCAAAGAACCCTGA
- a CDS encoding alpha/beta fold hydrolase, which translates to MKWYLILITAALLVLTSCAGVRYADKPALEFQDIDYGFAVNFSQGTPQIAYIDEGAGDKTLLLVHGLASNAGFWRYNIAALSEHHRVIAVDLPGYGKSEKGGFPYGMAFWAETLADFIDELGLENVVYVGHSMGGQIGMTLAINHPEAISELVLAAPAGVESFSPGSGDWLRSVFTMEGVKRTPEPQIRENLSINFYRWDNAWEWMVEERVRMAKAADMDEFAYTVVQSISAMLDEPTTHRLHQVSHPTLIVYGRYDGLIPNRFLNPGFPAAVFALAHEQIPDSRLVEINNAGHMLMIEKPAEFNAAVLEFTRR; encoded by the coding sequence ATGAAATGGTATTTAATTCTGATCACCGCCGCCCTGCTCGTGCTAACCTCCTGCGCGGGGGTACGGTACGCGGATAAGCCGGCCCTTGAGTTTCAGGACATCGACTACGGCTTCGCGGTCAACTTCTCGCAGGGTACGCCCCAAATCGCCTACATTGATGAAGGCGCCGGCGACAAAACCCTCTTGCTCGTGCACGGTCTTGCCAGCAACGCGGGCTTCTGGCGCTACAACATCGCGGCTCTCAGCGAACATCACCGCGTCATCGCCGTGGACCTGCCCGGCTACGGAAAATCCGAAAAAGGCGGCTTCCCCTACGGCATGGCCTTCTGGGCTGAAACCCTGGCCGATTTCATTGATGAGCTCGGTCTTGAAAACGTCGTCTATGTCGGGCACTCCATGGGCGGTCAGATCGGCATGACGCTTGCCATCAACCATCCCGAAGCCATCAGCGAACTCGTGCTGGCCGCACCTGCGGGCGTCGAAAGCTTCTCGCCGGGTTCCGGCGACTGGCTCCGCAGCGTGTTCACCATGGAAGGGGTCAAACGCACCCCTGAGCCGCAGATCCGCGAAAACCTCTCCATCAACTTCTACCGCTGGGACAACGCCTGGGAGTGGATGGTCGAAGAGCGCGTGCGCATGGCCAAAGCCGCCGACATGGACGAATTTGCCTACACCGTCGTGCAGTCCATAAGCGCCATGCTCGATGAGCCCACGACCCACCGCCTGCATCAGGTCAGCCACCCGACCCTCATCGTGTACGGCCGCTACGACGGCCTCATCCCCAACCGCTTCCTCAACCCCGGCTTCCCCGCCGCGGTCTTCGCCCTCGCACACGAGCAAATCCCCGACAGCCGCCTCGTAGAAATCAACAACGCCGGCCACATGCTCATGATCGAAAAACCAGCCGAATTCAACGCCGCCGTACTCGAATTCACCCGCCGGTAA
- a CDS encoding choice-of-anchor D domain-containing protein — protein sequence MKKILYSVMIAALVFAGYACSSSSDSPELGVSESNLDFGDVRTGEENTLTLEIRNDGDVTLDDVNVAVTGAGFSIAEEDMQFALNVGQSRTVSISFIAENPGDFSGSVTVSSVSENLVRTVNLAAFAVDAIAGTWISQGEDIAPGLAGPPFLNVEIVATFNADNTYNVTSIDQAGSTIEFTGTWVAGAPNDAGIRSILLEQATPFAVVSSGIFRINGSRMEYEVIQQGLTGVEPPTVEGGFGSTLVGGNPTGPFWIQQYSRVEAVPN from the coding sequence ATGAAAAAAATACTCTATTCCGTAATGATTGCCGCGCTTGTATTTGCAGGCTACGCGTGCAGCTCAAGCAGTGACAGCCCGGAACTCGGCGTCTCCGAAAGCAACCTTGACTTCGGTGATGTGCGCACCGGTGAGGAGAACACCCTCACCCTTGAAATCCGCAACGATGGCGATGTCACTCTCGATGACGTAAACGTAGCCGTAACCGGCGCCGGATTCTCCATCGCGGAAGAAGACATGCAGTTTGCCCTTAATGTCGGCCAAAGCCGTACCGTAAGTATCAGCTTTATCGCAGAAAATCCGGGTGATTTCAGCGGAAGCGTAACGGTTTCTTCTGTGAGCGAGAACCTCGTCAGAACCGTAAACCTGGCTGCTTTTGCCGTTGATGCCATCGCAGGCACCTGGATTTCTCAGGGCGAAGACATCGCCCCCGGTCTTGCCGGTCCTCCTTTCCTGAATGTAGAAATCGTGGCAACCTTCAACGCGGATAACACCTACAACGTGACTTCAATCGATCAGGCCGGCTCTACCATTGAGTTTACCGGAACCTGGGTTGCCGGTGCGCCCAATGATGCCGGCATCCGTTCCATTCTGCTTGAGCAGGCTACGCCTTTCGCAGTTGTTTCTTCCGGTATTTTCCGTATCAACGGAAGCCGTATGGAGTATGAGGTGATTCAACAGGGACTCACCGGCGTTGAGCCTCCGACCGTTGAAGGCGGCTTCGGCAGCACCCTTGTTGGCGGCAACCCAACCGGCCCATTCTGGATTCAGCAGTACAGCCGCGTTGAGGCGGTGCCTAACTAA
- a CDS encoding alpha/beta hydrolase, with the protein MHHHFSGPHYTVTNSKTLTGKMPVLFVHGNTSTSAWWQPLMQCFDSERYFCIAPDLNGFGRTHFRAIDARTGVRDWARDVVDLLDRLGISKVHVVCSSLGGVVGWELLARHGNRLLGLVQIAPGSPYGFGGTHGSEGRPNFPDFAGSGAGMSNPALIARIRAGDCSKQPPMVTSPAWVLQHYVLRNRIELDEDHPLLDGMFALRPGDDGFPGDVQESPNWPGYAPGDRGIVNSISPKHLAGLAEAVVQAPDVVPLLWLRGSEDGIVSDRSGSDPAVLGAAGLIPGFPGENAVPPQPMLAQTRYVLDARAAASGGAPYQERVLDGLGHCPYLEDPRWVYAEISRWFDDIRA; encoded by the coding sequence ATGCACCACCATTTTTCAGGGCCGCATTATACCGTTACCAACAGCAAAACCCTGACCGGGAAAATGCCGGTGCTGTTTGTGCACGGTAATACGAGCACTTCCGCGTGGTGGCAGCCCCTGATGCAGTGTTTCGATTCGGAGCGCTATTTTTGCATCGCGCCCGATCTGAATGGTTTTGGCCGCACGCATTTTCGCGCAATTGACGCCCGGACCGGCGTCCGTGATTGGGCGCGGGATGTGGTGGATTTACTCGACCGGCTCGGGATTTCAAAGGTGCACGTGGTTTGCAGCTCACTCGGGGGTGTGGTGGGCTGGGAGTTGCTGGCCCGGCACGGAAACCGGTTGCTGGGTTTGGTGCAGATTGCGCCGGGTTCGCCGTACGGGTTCGGCGGCACACACGGGTCAGAAGGCAGGCCGAATTTCCCGGATTTTGCAGGTTCGGGCGCGGGCATGAGCAATCCGGCGCTGATTGCGCGCATTCGAGCGGGCGACTGCAGCAAACAGCCGCCTATGGTGACATCCCCCGCGTGGGTGCTCCAACACTACGTGCTCCGGAACCGGATTGAGCTGGATGAAGATCATCCGCTGCTGGATGGGATGTTCGCGCTCCGGCCCGGGGATGACGGCTTTCCGGGGGATGTGCAGGAGAGCCCGAACTGGCCGGGATATGCGCCCGGCGATCGCGGGATTGTGAACAGCATATCCCCGAAACATCTGGCGGGGCTGGCGGAAGCGGTTGTGCAGGCGCCGGACGTTGTACCCTTGCTGTGGCTGCGCGGCAGCGAGGACGGTATTGTCAGTGACCGCTCCGGATCGGATCCGGCGGTGCTCGGGGCAGCGGGTCTGATTCCCGGATTTCCGGGGGAGAATGCCGTGCCGCCGCAGCCCATGCTTGCGCAGACGCGTTATGTGCTGGATGCGAGGGCGGCAGCAAGCGGCGGGGCGCCTTATCAGGAGAGGGTGCTTGACGGGCTGGGGCACTGCCCGTATCTCGAAGATCCGCGGTGGGTTTATGCGGAAATCAGCCGCTGGTTTGATGACATCAGGGCATAA